A genomic region of Blattabacterium cuenoti contains the following coding sequences:
- a CDS encoding GH3 auxin-responsive promoter family protein encodes MIKYLSGYFTSAFLKKRIKSIEFFMRYPIEIQNQLINKLVFYAKNTEFGKKYGFCDIKKYQQFSERIPICKYSDLQFIIKRIRHGEKNILWPGKVIWFARSSGTTNTRSKYIPITRLSMDTCHYKAGKDMLSIYIHNHPKTKIFFGKAVRLGGSYELHKKYNTFYGDLSSILIKNMPFWVENICVPRKKIALMSEWEKKLENIVKETGYKDVRILLGVCSWLLIFLNKLLKEFDKKKINEIWPNIEVIFHGGVSLRPYIYQYKKLFDKSINYYDVYSASEGFFAIQDQKNVEDLLLLLNHGIFYEFIPAEEIDHADPKIFPIDKVELNKNYALVISTNAGLWRYIVGDTVRFTSLSPYRISISGRTTHYINSFGEELIVENAEKALNKACIQTNSIIHEYTAGPVYMNQKNSGAHEWIIEFEKKPKNLCDFRNILDNELKSLNSDYEIKRYKNMVLGPPIIYVARNGLFYDWLKKYKKLGGQNKVPRLSNDRKYINSILEMENNKE; translated from the coding sequence ATGATCAAGTATTTATCTGGATATTTTACATCTGCATTTCTTAAAAAAAGAATTAAGAGTATAGAATTTTTTATGCGTTATCCAATAGAAATACAAAATCAATTAATCAATAAATTGGTTTTTTACGCAAAAAATACCGAATTTGGAAAAAAATATGGATTTTGTGATATCAAAAAATATCAGCAATTTTCCGAAAGAATTCCTATATGTAAATACTCTGATTTACAATTTATTATAAAAAGAATTCGTCATGGAGAGAAAAATATATTATGGCCAGGGAAAGTCATATGGTTCGCAAGATCCTCTGGAACAACTAATACAAGAAGTAAATATATTCCTATCACCAGGTTGTCAATGGATACATGTCATTATAAAGCAGGAAAAGATATGTTGTCTATCTATATTCATAATCATCCAAAAACAAAAATTTTTTTCGGAAAAGCTGTTCGTTTAGGAGGAAGTTATGAATTACATAAAAAATATAACACCTTTTATGGTGATTTATCTTCCATTTTAATTAAAAATATGCCTTTTTGGGTAGAAAATATTTGTGTTCCTAGAAAAAAAATAGCTTTAATGAGTGAATGGGAAAAAAAATTAGAAAACATAGTAAAAGAAACAGGATATAAAGATGTTAGAATTTTGTTAGGTGTTTGTTCATGGTTATTGATCTTTTTAAATAAATTGTTAAAAGAGTTTGACAAAAAAAAAATAAATGAAATATGGCCTAATATAGAGGTAATATTTCATGGAGGAGTGAGTTTAAGGCCTTATATTTACCAATATAAAAAATTATTTGACAAATCTATAAATTATTACGATGTATACAGTGCGTCAGAAGGTTTTTTCGCTATACAAGATCAAAAAAATGTTGAAGATCTATTATTATTATTAAATCATGGTATATTTTATGAATTTATTCCTGCAGAAGAAATAGATCATGCGGATCCTAAAATATTTCCTATTGATAAAGTAGAATTAAATAAAAATTATGCACTTGTCATTTCTACTAATGCAGGATTATGGAGGTATATAGTTGGAGATACTGTTAGGTTTACTAGTTTATCTCCATATCGAATTTCTATTTCAGGAAGAACGACTCATTACATTAATTCTTTCGGGGAAGAATTAATTGTTGAAAATGCAGAAAAAGCTTTGAATAAAGCATGTATACAAACAAATTCTATTATTCATGAATATACAGCGGGCCCTGTATATATGAATCAAAAAAATTCTGGAGCCCATGAATGGATTATAGAATTTGAAAAAAAACCGAAAAATTTATGTGATTTTAGGAATATTTTGGATAATGAATTAAAATCTTTGAATTCAGATTACGAAATTAAACGATACAAAAATATGGTTTTAGGTCCTCCTATCATATATGTAGCTAGAAATGGTTTATTTTATGATTGGCTAAAAAAATATAAAAAATTAGGGGGACAAAATAAAGTCCCTCGTTTATCCAATGATAGAAAATACATTAATTCCATTCTAGAAATGGAAAATAATAAAGAATAA
- the rpsO gene encoding 30S ribosomal protein S15 has protein sequence MTVEKKKEIFKTYGTSVYDTGSSKVQIALFTYRINHLNNHLKNNRKDFNTERALVKMVGKRKKLLKYIEKHDINSYKNIIKHLGLRK, from the coding sequence ATGACAGTAGAAAAAAAAAAAGAAATATTCAAAACTTATGGAACATCTGTTTACGATACGGGTTCTTCTAAAGTTCAGATTGCTTTGTTCACTTATCGGATCAATCATTTAAATAATCATCTTAAAAATAATAGAAAAGATTTTAACACGGAAAGAGCTTTAGTTAAGATGGTGGGAAAAAGAAAAAAATTGCTAAAATATATAGAAAAACATGATATCAATAGTTATAAAAATATAATTAAACATTTAGGGTTAAGAAAATAA